A genomic region of uncultured Paludibaculum sp. contains the following coding sequences:
- a CDS encoding phosphatidylserine/phosphatidylglycerophosphate/cardiolipin synthase family protein produces MSSTLIPFVQSGSYPRRPGNLVRPLVDGTPAFRRICEAIEEARLSIWVTVTFLWSTFEMPDGRGSLFDVLDRAAARGIDTRLIFWRPDEETEGLRQNAFWGSTAQIGLLDKRRSGVQIRWDRAHPGFCQHQKCWLIDAGDENETAFVGGINLNPHSMVAPGHKGEGHNHDVFVELAGPSAVDVQHNFVQRWNEASERMAKDGCWGAGSTTSLRFPTRVPAERGSAVVQIQRTIHEGRYVNGQATPEGMSFDIASGERSIFHQYCAAIKAARRSIYIENQYVEVPEIVDCLRRALERGVDVILLMPANPDVSLQVPPARRAFLDARTELGSYPNFLLAGIAGVGADGHRKPIYVHSKLMLVDDEWATVGSCNLHHFSLFGNGEINAAFSEPDTVRAFRCELFREHLDQDTFGLDDLSAFHLFRKIASANRKKFEAGDDAWQGLAFELDVAAYLG; encoded by the coding sequence ATGAGCAGTACCCTCATCCCCTTCGTGCAATCAGGTTCTTATCCGAGGCGCCCCGGGAATCTTGTGAGGCCCTTAGTCGACGGGACACCTGCGTTCCGTCGCATCTGTGAAGCAATCGAGGAGGCCCGACTCAGCATTTGGGTCACGGTGACTTTTCTGTGGTCAACCTTCGAGATGCCGGATGGCCGGGGGAGCCTATTTGATGTTCTTGATCGTGCTGCCGCTCGGGGCATCGACACACGCCTCATTTTTTGGCGGCCGGACGAGGAGACGGAGGGGCTCAGACAAAATGCATTCTGGGGATCGACCGCCCAGATTGGATTGCTCGACAAACGCCGATCCGGCGTGCAAATCCGCTGGGACCGCGCTCACCCAGGGTTCTGTCAGCATCAGAAGTGCTGGCTGATCGATGCCGGAGACGAAAATGAAACGGCGTTCGTTGGGGGGATTAATCTCAATCCACATTCAATGGTCGCGCCGGGGCACAAGGGCGAAGGGCACAACCACGACGTTTTCGTTGAGCTGGCGGGGCCTTCGGCTGTCGATGTTCAGCATAACTTCGTCCAGCGCTGGAATGAGGCGAGCGAGCGCATGGCCAAGGATGGCTGCTGGGGCGCAGGAAGCACAACCAGCTTGCGGTTTCCGACTCGAGTTCCTGCTGAGCGCGGGAGTGCGGTCGTGCAGATACAACGAACCATCCACGAGGGACGTTATGTCAATGGGCAGGCAACACCCGAGGGAATGTCGTTCGATATCGCTTCGGGTGAGCGATCGATCTTCCATCAGTATTGTGCGGCCATCAAAGCGGCGCGCCGCTCGATCTACATCGAAAACCAATACGTTGAAGTACCTGAAATCGTGGATTGCCTGCGTCGCGCACTCGAGCGCGGCGTAGACGTGATTTTGCTAATGCCGGCAAATCCGGATGTAAGTTTGCAGGTTCCGCCAGCACGGCGCGCGTTTCTCGACGCCCGGACGGAGCTCGGGAGTTACCCGAACTTCCTGTTGGCGGGGATAGCCGGCGTGGGCGCCGATGGTCATCGTAAACCGATCTACGTCCATTCCAAGCTCATGTTGGTTGACGACGAATGGGCCACCGTCGGCTCGTGCAATCTGCATCATTTTTCACTCTTCGGAAACGGGGAAATAAACGCCGCGTTCTCGGAGCCCGATACCGTTCGCGCCTTTCGTTGTGAGCTTTTCCGTGAACACCTCGATCAGGATACGTTCGGTCTCGATGATCTCAGCGCCTTCCATTTATTCCGCAAGATCGCCAGCGCCAACCGCAAGAAGTTTGAAGCCGGTGATGATGCATGGCAAGGCCTCGCATTCGAACTCGATGTTGCCGCGTATCTTGGGTGA
- a CDS encoding TonB family protein, with the protein MKLSALSASFLICVSVFAQPSPSRGAESSTDNAISEITVERLGCFGDCPFYTLTLRKEERSRYVGNRTVGNRIFGGSGQYSAEPVSAEAFDRLSQAVADVGFFNLPDEYGPATIDSENVIVTVKTRFRSKRVAIYGFSRAPVPVWAVVTLADGMAANLHWEDGAGRLGFYLPQATSQVKPEYTDQARQAGLQGYVHVYVEVQADGTTSPEHMMVAHSLGMGLDQKAIEAVSKWKFKPAQINGKPMAWVADVLVEFRLDKQN; encoded by the coding sequence ATGAAGCTCAGCGCATTATCGGCTTCCTTTTTGATCTGTGTTTCCGTATTTGCTCAACCATCGCCGTCACGAGGAGCGGAATCGTCAACGGATAATGCCATCTCTGAGATTACGGTTGAGCGACTGGGTTGTTTCGGTGACTGCCCGTTCTACACGTTGACCCTCCGGAAGGAGGAACGCTCACGGTACGTCGGGAATAGGACAGTTGGGAACAGGATCTTCGGAGGCAGTGGTCAATACAGCGCTGAGCCGGTCTCGGCCGAGGCTTTCGACCGACTGTCACAGGCAGTTGCCGATGTGGGGTTCTTCAATCTGCCCGACGAATACGGTCCCGCGACGATAGACAGCGAGAACGTGATCGTAACCGTCAAGACGCGGTTCCGATCGAAACGAGTGGCGATATACGGCTTTTCGCGTGCGCCGGTTCCCGTTTGGGCCGTTGTCACGTTGGCGGATGGCATGGCGGCGAACCTCCACTGGGAAGACGGGGCGGGCAGGTTGGGCTTTTATCTGCCCCAGGCCACAAGCCAAGTCAAACCAGAGTATACGGACCAGGCCCGGCAAGCGGGGTTGCAGGGATACGTTCACGTTTATGTAGAAGTCCAGGCGGACGGCACAACCTCCCCTGAGCATATGATGGTGGCTCACAGCCTTGGGATGGGGCTCGACCAGAAGGCCATCGAAGCAGTAAGCAAGTGGAAGTTCAAGCCGGCCCAGATTAACGGGAAACCGATGGCGTGGGTGGCCGACGTCCTGGTCGAGTTTCGGTTGGACAAGCAAAACTGA
- a CDS encoding DUF1801 domain-containing protein, with amino-acid sequence MPARKTEKTSKPMVRKPAKHTAAQPKAATTLPETMITGKASPAKAADGDKPVFDYISSLPQPQRGIAERLDALAAKTLPGLQRSVKWGMSYYGVGDGWCFCCGGFANHVKLMFVNGVTLTPVPPVTPVAMGKSTRGVELESVDDLDECQIAAWMKQITAAPGVGGKKR; translated from the coding sequence ATGCCAGCCCGCAAGACAGAAAAGACTTCCAAGCCTATGGTCCGGAAACCGGCAAAGCACACGGCGGCACAACCCAAAGCGGCCACGACGCTGCCGGAAACCATGATCACCGGCAAAGCAAGCCCCGCGAAGGCAGCGGACGGCGACAAGCCGGTCTTCGACTACATCTCCAGCTTGCCGCAACCGCAGCGAGGCATCGCCGAAAGACTCGATGCCCTGGCGGCCAAGACGCTGCCCGGCCTGCAGCGCTCTGTGAAGTGGGGCATGTCGTACTACGGCGTCGGCGATGGCTGGTGCTTTTGTTGCGGTGGCTTCGCCAATCACGTCAAGCTCATGTTCGTGAACGGCGTGACGCTCACGCCGGTACCGCCGGTAACGCCGGTGGCGATGGGCAAGTCCACGCGGGGCGTGGAACTCGAATCCGTAGACGACCTCGACGAATGCCAGATCGCGGCGTGGATGAAACAAATCACGGCCGCGCCCGGTGTCGGAGGAAAGAAGCGATAG
- a CDS encoding VWA domain-containing protein, with product MRLCAVGLLAAGWLAGQDPDVPTFRSDTRLVIRAVKVRDGQGRAVEGLAAGDFTVTENGAPQRIAVCEFQRTADADDATAIAAVEQPTAARPARRLLVLYFDLDGIGRRSLGRAFAAAGNFVERRVSSSDAVAVMANMRGNLRMIQDFTSDRGLLLTALGNLAKPDEELVDPESNFTFGANNGEFNVFATDRRLAALERAARLLEKTRERKALIYFAAGWGLQEGRNLAEMRALVNAARRANVEIYPIDTRGLVAEPLLGDASVASAGGVEVYSGAAVAARTEFFEQSQDALYSLAADTGGKAWLNNNDLQAGIEQARRLYSSYYLIGYYSTHTEADGKFRRIAIRLPGREHLKLEYGDGYFGEKVFERMTAADRERHLEDAFALESPITEIPLAAAINYFQLNPDEYYVPVVVNIAGAELMTGRKPGDGRAELDLIGEIKDSNGSTVKTLRDRVTVKLDAARRQKLASGLVEYDTGYTLLPGEYALKLLVRDGETGRIGTLIRRFVIPNLNQMGPMRWSSLVLGGTRVRMGEAIYSAGRDKRQATNPLVAGGRKLVPSVTRVFDGDSSMVIYVEVYRPESSAPGPVTAYVGLYRGGTKVFETSPTEFRAPEGTRLKTARIELEAPLAALGAGRYDCQVSLIDRRSGRTLFWRAPVWVAR from the coding sequence ATGCGACTCTGCGCAGTAGGGCTGTTGGCTGCAGGGTGGTTGGCCGGGCAGGACCCCGACGTGCCAACCTTCCGCAGCGACACCCGGCTGGTCATCCGTGCCGTGAAGGTTCGCGATGGACAGGGGCGCGCGGTGGAGGGATTGGCGGCAGGGGACTTCACGGTGACCGAGAACGGCGCGCCGCAGCGAATCGCCGTATGCGAATTCCAACGCACCGCCGATGCGGACGATGCCACGGCAATCGCCGCGGTCGAGCAACCCACCGCCGCGAGGCCGGCCCGGCGCCTGTTGGTGCTCTACTTCGACCTCGATGGCATCGGGCGCCGATCGCTGGGACGCGCCTTTGCGGCCGCTGGCAACTTCGTGGAGCGGCGAGTGTCCAGCTCCGATGCCGTGGCCGTGATGGCCAACATGCGCGGGAACCTGCGCATGATTCAGGACTTCACCTCCGATCGGGGACTGCTGCTGACCGCGCTCGGCAATCTGGCCAAACCGGATGAAGAATTGGTCGATCCGGAAAGTAACTTCACCTTTGGCGCCAACAACGGCGAGTTCAATGTGTTCGCCACCGACCGCCGTCTGGCGGCTCTCGAACGCGCGGCGCGCCTGCTGGAAAAGACGCGCGAGCGAAAGGCGCTCATCTATTTCGCCGCCGGCTGGGGCCTGCAAGAAGGCCGCAACCTGGCTGAGATGCGCGCGCTGGTCAATGCCGCGCGGCGGGCCAATGTCGAGATCTATCCCATCGACACGCGTGGCCTCGTGGCGGAGCCGCTGCTCGGCGACGCCTCGGTGGCCAGCGCCGGCGGCGTGGAGGTCTATAGCGGAGCCGCCGTGGCGGCGCGCACCGAGTTCTTCGAGCAGTCTCAGGATGCGCTCTATTCTCTGGCGGCCGATACCGGCGGAAAGGCGTGGCTCAACAATAATGATCTCCAAGCCGGCATCGAACAGGCGCGGCGCCTCTATTCGAGCTACTACCTGATCGGATACTACTCCACCCACACCGAGGCGGACGGCAAGTTCCGCCGCATTGCGATTCGCCTGCCCGGCCGCGAGCACCTGAAGCTCGAATATGGCGACGGCTACTTTGGCGAAAAGGTCTTCGAGCGCATGACCGCGGCCGACCGCGAACGCCACCTCGAGGATGCCTTCGCGCTGGAAAGCCCCATCACCGAAATCCCTCTCGCCGCCGCGATCAACTATTTCCAGCTCAACCCGGACGAATACTACGTGCCGGTGGTCGTCAACATCGCCGGCGCGGAGTTGATGACCGGACGCAAGCCCGGCGACGGTCGCGCGGAGCTGGATCTGATCGGCGAGATCAAGGACAGCAACGGCAGCACGGTGAAAACGCTGCGCGATCGCGTCACCGTGAAGCTGGACGCCGCCAGGCGCCAGAAGTTGGCCTCGGGGCTGGTCGAATACGATACGGGCTACACCCTGCTGCCGGGCGAATACGCTTTGAAGTTGCTGGTGCGCGATGGCGAAACGGGACGGATCGGTACGCTGATCCGGCGGTTTGTCATTCCCAACCTGAATCAGATGGGTCCGATGCGGTGGAGTTCGCTCGTCCTCGGGGGAACCCGCGTCCGCATGGGCGAGGCCATTTACTCGGCCGGCCGCGACAAGCGCCAGGCGACCAATCCGCTGGTTGCCGGCGGGCGCAAACTGGTGCCGAGCGTGACGCGCGTGTTTGACGGTGATAGTTCGATGGTGATTTACGTGGAAGTCTACCGTCCGGAGTCGTCCGCGCCAGGGCCGGTCACGGCCTATGTCGGCTTGTATCGCGGAGGGACGAAGGTTTTTGAGACATCCCCGACTGAGTTTCGTGCGCCGGAAGGGACCCGGTTGAAGACAGCGCGCATCGAACTGGAAGCGCCGTTGGCGGCGCTCGGCGCCGGCCGTTACGATTGTCAGGTGTCGCTGATCGACCGGCGGAGCGGACGCACGCTATTTTGGCGAGCGCCGGTTTGGGTGGCGCGGTAG
- a CDS encoding carboxypeptidase regulatory-like domain-containing protein, whose product MRIRKTVPALVALASLAAAADYRGEVRFGGQAVPGVMVTLANSGTKLTVSTNAAGRFEFKGIEGGPWTVTAEMQCFATASREASDQLILLNLDLLPETTPCSEPVALATAPAATEPQAPFETRERPPAGYLINGSVDNAAESDIAQPAAFGNFRRGAATYYASLLAALDTSALDAAPYSLLGATARPPSRMLANVLATLSGPLTWWRRAQPGQVPYFILSYERTRNRIAAVTNGRVPTAAERAGDFSSAGVQATDPLSGAPFPGGTIPGSRISAQAAALLRLYPRAGTSSTAGYNLETPIIRGWHRDAWKVLVMQSVGRGSLIGEFSTESVRGDESTLFGFLDRRQSGGTKASLAWVPGRPEAWQGRFAVAFERQYERSLPFFADARDIAGEAGIAGPSQRAADWGPPSLSFSSGVSGLNDVAASRLQTQNAGVSAAESGSFGPWQVRAGFSFTRRQRNQLGLINPRGSFGFTGTATGIDVADFLLGLPDTASLATGPADRYLRANEWAQYVVTEWRPAASLTVNAGARWEYPTPYAERYRRLANLTVARGFASAQVATASSAGDALVRPFRAMVEPRVSLAWLPVIGSSLVVRGAYGIYADTGAYESIASSLAAQPPFGRNFAIRGTPGAALTMATALTAPGDALGTFGVDRSFRPGYAQNWQFSAERDLAWGLVAKVGYLGIKGTHARQAIYPNTYPAGGAVSCPSCPSGFEYILSGGNSSRHAGQFEVRRRLRGGWSVKSETTWAKSIDNAALGGGAQPALVAQNWADLAVERGLSSFDQRLTERLIADYTLRFSSGWRHRLLDEWRLSSVLTIGTGMPLTPVYPQAIGGAGFIGNLRPDFTGTPLRNAPEGLHVNPTAFTAPVAGRWGNAGRNIITGPGQFAVNAGLWRTLRLGGRASADLRWDMTNLLNHPTFTRWDTTLGSVLFGRPVAANPMRSARLSLEVRY is encoded by the coding sequence ATGAGGATCCGGAAGACGGTGCCCGCACTGGTGGCATTGGCCTCGCTGGCCGCCGCCGCCGATTACCGGGGCGAGGTTCGGTTCGGCGGCCAGGCAGTGCCGGGAGTGATGGTGACGCTCGCCAACTCCGGCACGAAACTGACGGTCTCTACTAACGCGGCGGGACGTTTCGAGTTCAAGGGCATAGAGGGCGGCCCGTGGACGGTGACGGCTGAGATGCAGTGCTTTGCCACGGCAAGCCGTGAGGCGAGCGATCAATTGATCCTGCTGAACCTCGATCTGCTGCCGGAAACCACGCCGTGCAGCGAGCCCGTGGCCCTCGCGACCGCCCCGGCGGCGACCGAACCCCAAGCACCGTTCGAAACGCGCGAGCGGCCGCCGGCGGGCTACCTCATCAACGGAAGTGTCGACAACGCGGCCGAGTCCGACATCGCTCAGCCGGCAGCCTTCGGCAACTTCCGCCGCGGCGCGGCCACCTACTACGCCTCGCTCTTGGCGGCGCTGGATACTTCCGCGCTGGACGCGGCGCCCTACAGCTTGTTGGGCGCCACCGCGCGGCCGCCCTCGCGCATGCTGGCCAACGTCCTGGCAACTCTGAGCGGACCCCTCACCTGGTGGCGCCGCGCGCAACCGGGCCAAGTGCCGTATTTCATCCTGTCCTATGAACGGACGCGGAACCGCATCGCTGCGGTGACCAACGGGCGTGTGCCCACCGCAGCCGAACGCGCCGGCGATTTCTCCTCGGCAGGGGTTCAGGCCACCGACCCGCTGAGCGGCGCGCCTTTCCCGGGCGGAACCATCCCGGGAAGCCGGATCAGCGCGCAGGCGGCGGCGTTGCTTCGCCTGTACCCGCGCGCCGGCACCTCTTCGACAGCGGGCTACAACCTGGAAACGCCGATCATCCGGGGCTGGCACCGCGATGCGTGGAAGGTGCTGGTGATGCAGTCCGTAGGACGGGGAAGTCTGATTGGGGAGTTCTCCACTGAAAGCGTCCGCGGGGACGAGTCGACTCTGTTCGGGTTTCTCGACCGCAGGCAATCGGGTGGAACCAAGGCCTCGCTGGCGTGGGTGCCCGGTCGCCCGGAGGCTTGGCAAGGGCGATTCGCCGTGGCGTTCGAGCGGCAGTACGAACGATCGCTTCCCTTCTTCGCCGACGCGCGCGACATCGCGGGTGAGGCCGGCATCGCGGGCCCCAGCCAGCGCGCCGCCGATTGGGGACCACCCTCGCTTTCCTTCTCCAGCGGCGTGAGCGGCCTGAACGATGTCGCCGCCTCGCGCCTGCAGACGCAAAACGCCGGCGTCTCCGCCGCCGAAAGCGGAAGTTTCGGGCCGTGGCAGGTACGCGCCGGGTTCAGTTTCACTCGCCGTCAACGCAATCAGCTCGGTCTCATCAATCCGCGCGGAAGCTTCGGATTCACGGGGACGGCGACGGGCATCGATGTGGCGGACTTCCTGCTCGGCTTGCCCGACACCGCCTCCCTCGCCACCGGACCGGCCGATCGTTACTTACGCGCGAACGAGTGGGCCCAGTATGTGGTCACGGAGTGGCGTCCGGCCGCGAGCCTGACGGTGAACGCCGGCGCGCGCTGGGAATACCCCACGCCCTATGCGGAACGCTACCGCCGTCTGGCGAATCTGACGGTCGCGCGGGGCTTCGCTTCCGCCCAGGTGGCGACCGCGTCCTCGGCGGGCGACGCTCTGGTGCGGCCGTTTCGAGCGATGGTCGAGCCGCGCGTCTCCCTGGCGTGGTTGCCTGTGATTGGCTCGTCGCTGGTGGTGCGCGGCGCCTACGGCATTTATGCCGACACGGGAGCCTACGAATCCATCGCTTCCTCGCTGGCGGCCCAGCCGCCGTTTGGGCGGAACTTCGCCATCCGCGGCACACCCGGCGCCGCGCTCACCATGGCCACCGCGCTCACCGCGCCGGGTGACGCGCTGGGCACCTTCGGCGTAGATCGCAGCTTCCGGCCCGGATATGCGCAGAACTGGCAATTTTCCGCCGAGCGCGACCTGGCTTGGGGCTTGGTGGCAAAGGTCGGGTACCTGGGCATCAAGGGGACGCACGCGCGACAGGCCATCTACCCGAACACGTACCCGGCGGGCGGCGCCGTAAGCTGTCCGTCCTGCCCGTCGGGCTTCGAGTACATCCTATCCGGCGGCAACTCCAGCCGCCACGCGGGCCAGTTCGAGGTGCGGCGGCGGCTGCGCGGTGGATGGTCGGTGAAATCGGAAACCACCTGGGCTAAAAGCATCGACAACGCCGCCCTTGGCGGCGGCGCGCAACCGGCGCTAGTGGCGCAGAACTGGGCCGATCTCGCGGTCGAACGAGGCCTTTCCAGCTTCGATCAGCGGCTCACCGAACGCCTTATCGCGGACTACACCTTGCGGTTTTCCTCGGGCTGGCGCCATCGCCTCTTGGATGAGTGGCGCCTGTCGAGCGTTCTGACCATCGGCACCGGCATGCCGCTGACGCCCGTCTATCCGCAGGCCATTGGCGGAGCCGGCTTCATCGGAAATCTGCGGCCGGACTTTACCGGCACGCCCCTGCGCAATGCGCCCGAAGGTCTGCACGTGAACCCCACCGCCTTCACCGCGCCCGTCGCGGGACGATGGGGCAACGCGGGCCGCAACATTATCACAGGACCCGGCCAGTTCGCCGTGAACGCCGGCTTGTGGCGGACCTTGCGGCTGGGCGGCCGGGCAAGCGCCGATCTGCGCTGGGATATGACCAATCTGCTGAACCATCCCACCTTCACCCGCTGGGACACCACCCTAGGCAGCGTGCTGTTTGGCCGCCCGGTCGCCGCCAACCCGATGCGCTCGGCCAGGCTCAGTCTGGAGGTGCGGTATTGA
- a CDS encoding TIGR03435 family protein, whose protein sequence is MSLRLQPAMVSLDIEQVSALGTHVAPGSVSFVRVSMKSLIRRAYGVEEFQIPPAAWVENRYTGRATFPKETPLDDVPRMVRTMLEERFGLRAHIESKVVRVWLLEQAPGGAKLSKPSGKPLGVPGLPLFLSQVTPGNAKRLGNSDPDKEWLLMSKGTLRTFCALLSKEAKRPVLDRTGLDGEYDVNVEVANAFRRNIPPPSMTPPMVDIPDPPLVLGPALKKLGLKFRESREPVELLIIDTPPSLRAEP, encoded by the coding sequence GTGTCTCTCCGCCTGCAACCGGCCATGGTGTCCCTGGACATCGAACAGGTGAGTGCGCTCGGAACCCATGTCGCTCCGGGCAGCGTCAGTTTTGTGCGGGTCTCGATGAAGTCGTTGATCCGTCGCGCTTACGGTGTGGAGGAGTTTCAGATTCCTCCCGCCGCATGGGTGGAGAACCGATACACCGGGCGTGCGACGTTTCCTAAGGAAACACCCTTGGACGACGTTCCGCGGATGGTGCGCACGATGCTCGAAGAGCGCTTTGGGCTGCGCGCCCACATCGAATCCAAGGTCGTGAGGGTGTGGCTGCTCGAGCAGGCGCCGGGCGGCGCGAAACTCTCGAAGCCATCCGGCAAGCCGCTGGGCGTTCCGGGGCTCCCCCTGTTTCTCTCCCAGGTCACTCCCGGAAATGCCAAGCGGTTGGGCAACTCGGACCCGGACAAAGAATGGCTCCTGATGAGCAAGGGCACCTTGCGGACCTTCTGCGCGCTTCTTTCGAAAGAGGCGAAACGCCCGGTGCTCGACCGCACCGGTCTCGATGGCGAATATGACGTGAACGTGGAGGTGGCCAACGCGTTTCGGCGAAATATCCCGCCCCCCTCGATGACCCCACCGATGGTCGACATACCAGACCCGCCACTGGTGCTGGGGCCGGCGCTCAAGAAACTCGGTTTGAAGTTCCGGGAATCCCGCGAACCGGTTGAGCTCCTGATAATTGACACGCCACCATCATTGAGAGCCGAGCCTTGA